GGGCGAGAGCAGTAACGGCGAGCAGGACGACGCCCCCCCATGCCGCGGACCCCAACGGTCCGCGGTTTTTGTTTTCTGCCACGGCAGAATGACTGGAGATCCGGTATGGCCAGGGAAGTGATCATCTTCGACACCACGCTCCGCGATGGCGAGCAGGCGCCCGGCAACACCATGACCCCGGAGGAGAAGCTCCGGCTTGCCCGGCAGCTCGACGCGCTCGGCGTGGACGTCATGGAGGCCGGCTTTCCGGCCGCGAGCGAGGGCGACTTCCGGAGCGTGCGCGAGATCGCGCAGGAGATCCGGCGCCCGGTGATCGCCGCGCTGGCCCGCTGCCACGACAAGGACATCGAGCTCGCCGCCGAGGCGATCCAGGGCGCGGCCCGGGGGCGGCTGCACATCTTCCTCTCGACCTCCGACCTGCACCTGGAGCACAAGCTCCGCATGAGCCGGGAGGACGCGCTGGAGCTGGCCCGGCGCTCGATCCGTCAGGCCCGGCGCCACACGGACGATGTGGAGTTCTCGGCCGAGGATGCCAGCCGGACCGACCTCGACTACCTGTGCCGCGTGGTGGAGATGGCCATCGCCGAGGGGGCGACCACCATCAACCTCCCCGACACCGTGGGCTACGCCATGCCGGAGGAGTACGCCGCGATGTTCCGCGCCGTGCGCGAGCGGGTGCCCGGCGCCGACCGGGTGATCTTCAGCGCGCACTGCCACGACGACCTCGGGTTGGCGGTGGCCAATTCGCTCGCGGCGGTCGAGGCCGGGGTGGGGCAGGTGGAGTGCACCATCAATGGCATCGGCGAGCGGGCCGGGAACGCGGCGCTGGAGGAGATCGTCATGGCCAGCCGGGTGCGGCCGCAGCTGGCCCGCTTCACCACCCGGATCAAGTCCGAGGAGATCTACCGCACCAGCCAGCTGCTGTCGTACCTCACCGGCAGCTTCCCCCAGCCCAACAAGGCCATCGTGGGCCGCAACGCCTTTGCGCACGAGGCGGGCATCCACCAGCACGGCGTGCTGCAGCACGGGCTCACCTACGAGATCATCCGGCCCGAGTCGGTCGGCATCCCGCGCTCCACCCTGGTGCTCGGCAAGCACTCCGGGCGGCATGCGCTGGAGCGGCGCTACAAGGAACTCGGCTACGACCTGGCGGAGGCGAAGCTGGCGGAGCTGTACAAGGAGTTCACCACCCTGGCCGACCGCAAGCGGGAGATCCTCGACGAGGACCTGCTGGCGTTGCTGCACGAGAGCTTCCACGACGCCCCCGAGGAGTACCACCTCACCCACCTGCGGATCGTCTGCGGGAGCGGCGCGGCCGACGCGGACGTCAAGATGACCGGCCCGTGGGCCGGCGAACGCGCCGCCCGGGCCCGGGGCGACGGCCCGATCGCCGCGGCCTTTGCCGCGATCAGCGAGATCCTGGAACGGCCGGTGGAGGTGAGCAACCTCTCGCTCCGCTCGGTGACGCCGGGCCGCGATTCGGTGGGGCAGGTGTTCCTGCAGTGCCGCATCGGGGGCAAGTCGCTCTCGGGGCAGGGGGCCTCGACCGACATCGTGGAGGCCAGCGCCCGGGCGCTGGTCCATGCGCTCAACAAGGAGCGCCACGCCGAGCGGCTGGAGGCCACCGCGTACAACGCCACCCAGCACTGGGGCGTATGAGCGAGGTCCTCTCCGGCGCCCAGGTCCTCTGCCGGCTGCTCGAGGAGCAGCGGGTGGAGGTGCTGTTCGGGTATCCCGGCGGCGCGATCATGCCCTTCTACCACGCGCTGCCGGAGACGCCGGGGCTGCGGCACATCCTGGTCCGGCACGAGCAGGCCGCGGCCCACGCCGCCGACGGGTACGCCCGGGCGTCGGGGCGGCCGGGGGTCTGCGTGGCCACCTCGGGCCCCGGGGCCACCAACCTGGTCACCGGCATCGCCACCGCGCAGATGGACAGCTCCCCCGTGGTGGCGATCACGGGCCAGGTGCCGCGCGGCATGATCGGGCGCGACGCCTTCCAGGAAACCGACGTGGTCGGCATCACCCTGCCGATCACCAAGCACTCGGTAGTGGTCGACGACATCACCGAGCTGGCCGAGAAGGTCCGGGAGGCCTTCGCCGTGGCAACGGAGGGTCGGCCGGGCCCGGTGCTGATCGACATCCCGAAGGACGTGCAGAACCAGAAGATGGAATGGGCGGGCAGCGGGCCGGGCCGCCGCGGCGGCGCCCCGGCGGATCCCCCGCCCGGGCGCCGGCCCCCCGAGGGCTTCGCCGAGGCGGTGCGGTTGCTCAACGAGGCCCGGCGGCCGCTGCTCATGGTGGGGCACGGGGTGGTCCTGGCCGGCGCCTACGCCGAGGTCCGGGCCCTGGCGGAGAAGACCGGAATCCCGGTCGTCACGACCTTGCTCGGCATCAGCGCCTTCCCGGAATCGCACCCGCTGCACCTGGGCATGCCGGGGATGCATGGCGAGGTCCACGTCAACCGCGCCATCCAGCAGGCCGACGTGATCCTCGCCATCGGGCTGCGGTTCGACGACCGGGTGACCGGCAACACCGCGGGCTTCGCGCCGCAGGCGCGGATCATCCACCTCGACCTCGACCGCACCGAGATCGGCAAGAACATCCCGGTGGCGGTGGGCCTGGTGGGCGACGCGCGCCAGCTGACGGCTCGCCTGGTGGAGCAGGTGGCGCCCCGGTCGTGCGAGGAATGGCGGGCCGAGATCCGGGCGATGGCCCGCGCCCGGCAGGAGGCCTTCCGGGGCGAGATGGCGCCGGAGACCATCCTCGCCGGCATCCGCGAGGCGAGCGGGGCGGGGACCACGATCGTGAGCGACGTGGGCCAGCACCAGATGTGGGTGGCCAAGCTGTTCGGCTACGAGGAACGCAACAGCCACATCACCTCGGGCGGGCTCGGCACGATGGGCTTCGCGGTGCCCGCGGCGATGGGGGTGCACTTCGCCCGCCCCGACCGGCCGGTCTGGGCCATCAGCGGCGACGGCGGCTTCCAGATGAACATGCAGGAGATGGCCACGATGGTGCAGGAGGGGGTGCCGGTGAAGATGGCCATCTTCAACAACGGCTACCTCGGGATGGTGCGGCAGTGGCAGCAGTTCTTCCATGGCCGCCGCTACTCCGCCACGCCGATCTGGAGCCCCGACTACGTGAAGCTGGCGGAGGCCTACGGCATCGCCGGCTACCGGGTGGAGCGGGCCGGGCAGGTGGAGGAGGCGGTGGCGCGCGCCATCCGCGAGCCGGGGCCCGCCCTGGTGGAGTTCCTGATCGAGCAGGAGGCCAACGTGTTCCCGATGATCCCGCCGGGCGGCTCGCTGTCCGAGCCCATCGAGTCGGCGCCCGCCGCCGCTCCGGCCACTTGAGCGCCCCGGTGCCGACCTGGGTGGTGACGGTCCTGATGGAGGACGACCTGCTGGCCCTCAACCGGGCCGTGGGCATCGTCCGGCGCCGCAACCTGGCGCTGGGGGGCGTCACCTGGGGGCCGACGGGCCGGACCGGCACCAGTCGGCTGGTGGTCGTGGTGACTGGCGAGGCCGCCGCCACCGAGCGGATGGCCAACCACTTCCGGAAGCTCACCGAGGTGCGCGGCGTGACCGTGCACCCCGAGGGCGAATGCACCGCGCGGGAGCACGCGCTGGCCCGGGTGCGGGTGGCGCCGGTGCACCTCTCGGCGCTGCTCGACACGGTGGCGCTGTACGACGCGCGGGTGGTCGAGGAGAGCGCCCACGACCTGGTGGTCGAGGCCACCGGCGCCCCGCCCTTCATGGTGTCGTTCCTGCGGGCCCTCGAGCCCTTCGGCCTGGTCGACCTGGTCCGCGGGAGCGCGCTGTCGCTGCCGCCCCGGCCGGCTCCCGAGCCCGCGGCGGCGGTGCCCGCCGGCGGCGCCGCGGCGCCGCGCGTGCCCAGCGCGATCCCCGCCTGAGTCCGTTCCCGATGTCCATCACCCCGTGTTTGGAGCCACGATGACTTCCCAGAGCGACCGTTCCGCCACGAGCCCGCGGATCTACTACGACCAGGACGCGGACCTCCGGCGCCTCGCGGGCCGCACGATTGCGATCATCGGCTATGGCAGCCAGGGCCACGCGCACGCCCTCAACCTCCGCGACAGCGGCGCCACGGTGGTCGTGGGGCTGCGGCCCGGGGGCGGCTCCTGGCGCAAGGCGGAGGCCGCGGGCCTCCGGGTGCTGCCGGTGGCCGAGGCCGCCCGGGCCGCCGACGTGATCATGATGCTGGTGCCCGACCAGGATGGCCGGACGATCTATGACGAGTCGGTGGGTCCCAACCTGACCCGGGGCAAGACGCTGATGTTCGCCCACGGCTTCAACGTGCACTTCCAGGAGATCCTGCCCCCGGCCGAAGTGGACGTGAGCATGATCGCGCCGAAATCGCCGGGCCACCTGGTGCGGAGCGAGTACGAGGGCGGCCGCGGCGTGCCGGGGCTGGTGGCGGTGCACCAGGACGCGAGCGGGCAGGCGCTGGCCAACGCGCTGGCCTACGGCGCCGGCATCGGCTGTGCCCGGGCCGGCATCATCGAGACCAGCTTCCGCGAGGAGACCGAGACCGACCTCTTCGGCGAGCAGGCGGTGCTCTGCGGCGGCGTGTCGGCCCTGATCAAGGCGGGCTTCGAGACCCTCACCGAGGCGGGGTACCGCCCCGAGATGGCGTACTTCGAGTGCCTGCACGAGCTCAAGCTGATCGTCGACCTGATCAACCGGGGCGGCCTCAAGTTCATGCGCTACTCGATCAGCGACACCGCCGAGTTCGGCGACTACACCCGCGGGCCGCGGATCATCACCGACGCCACCAAGGCGGAGATGCGGAAGATCCTCGCCGAGGTGCAGAGCGGGCAGTTCGCGCGGGAGTGGCTGGCCGAGCACCGCGGGGGCGGGAAGAACTTCGCCCGGATGCGCCAGGCCGACCTGACGCACCCGATCGAGGTGGTGGGGGCGCAGCTCCGGGCCATGATGCCGTGGTCCGAGGAGGGGAAGGCGGCGCAGGCCGCCGCGCGGCCCCGCAGCCCGGCCCCCGCGGCCGTCTGAGTCATGTCCGGTCGCACCCTCTTCGACAAGGTCTGGGAGGCCCACGTCGTCCAGCCACTGGGCGACGGGGGCCCGGCGCTGCTGTACGTGGACCTGCACCTCATCCACGAGGTCACCACCCCGCAGGCCTTCGAGGGGCTGCGGCTGGCGGGCCGCCGGGTGCGGCGGCCCGACCTCACCCTCGCCACCGTGGACCACAACGTCCCCACCGGCGACCGGAGCCTCCCGATCGCCGATGCGGTCGCGCGCCGCCAGGTCGACCTCCTGCTGCAGAACGCGCGGGACTACGGCATCGAGCTCCACGACCTCGCGTCGCCGGGCCAGGGCATCGTGCACGTGATCGGCCCGGAACTCGGCGCCACCCAGCCGGGGATGACCATCGTCTGCGGCGACTCGCATACCTCCACCCACGGCGCCTTCGGCGCGCTGGCCTTCGGCATCGGCACGAGCGAGGTGGAGCACGTGCTCGCCACCCAGACCGTGCTCTTCCAGAAGCCGCGCACGCTGGAGGCGCACTTCACCGGGGTGCCGGCGCCGGGGGTCGGGGCCAAGGACCTGGTGCTGGCGCTCATCGGGCGGATCGGCACCGCCGGGGCCACGGGCCACGTGATCGAGTACACCGGGCCGGCCATCCGGGCGCTCTCCATGGAAGGGCGCATGACGGTGTGCAACATGTCGATCGAAGCCGGGGCGCGGGCCGGCATGATCGCCCCGGACGAGACCACCTTTGCCTACCTGATGGGACGGCCCAAGGTCCCCGCGGGCCGGGCCTGGACCGCCGCCGTGGATCGCTGGAGCCTGCTGGTGAGCGACCCGGGCGCCCGCTACGACCGCCGGGTGGTGATCGACGTGAGTGCGCTGGCGCCGCAGGTCACCTGGGGCACCAGCCCGGGGATGGTAACCGGCATCGACGGCACGGTGCCCGACCCGGACGCCTGCGCCAGCGCCGCCGACCGGGAGGCGCTGTCCCGGGCGCTGGCCTACATGGGGCTCACGCCGGGGCAGGCGCTCGAGGGGACGCCGGTGGACCGGGTGTTCATCGGCAGCTGCACCAACGCGCGCATCGACGACCTCCGCGAGGCCGCGCGGGTGGTGCGCGGGCGCCGCGTGGCGGCGGGGGTGCGGGCGATGGTGGTCCCCGGCTCCATGGCGGTGAAGGCCCAGGCGGAGCGGGAGGGCCTGGAGCAGGTCTTCCTGACCGCCGGCTTCGAGTGGCGCAACGCCGGCTGCTCGATGTGCCTGGGCATGAACCCGGACATCCTCGCGCCCGGGGAGCGCTGCGCCTCGACCTCCAACCGGAACTTCGAGGGGCGGCAGGGCAAGGGTGGCCGCACCCACCTGGTGAGCCCCGCGATGGCCGCCGCCGCCGCGGTCACCGGACACCTCACCGACGTCCGCCGCCTGGCGTTCGCCGATGAAGCGATGCTGGTGGGCTGAGCCATGACCCCGTTCACCGTCCATACCGGTGTCACCGCGGCGCTGCCGCGGGTGAACGTCGACACCGACCAGATCATCCCCAAGCAGTTCCTGAAGCGGGTGGAGCGGACCGGTTTCGGGCCGGCGCTGTTCCACGACTGGCGCTACCGCGCCGATGGCAGCCCCGATCCCGCTTTCGAGCTCAACCTGCCGCGGGCGGCGGGGGCCACCGTCCTGATCGCGGGGCCCAACTTCGGCTGCGGTTCCTCCCGCGAGCACGCCCCCTGGGCCCTCGGGGAGTACGGCTTCCGCGCCATCCTCAGCGAGTCGTTCGCGGACATCTTCTACGCCAACTGCTGCCAGAACGGGATCCTGCCGGTGCGCCTGGCCCCGGAGGAGATGGCGGAGCTGTTCCGGCGTCACGGCGCCGCGACCGGGGCCTACACGGTCACCGTGGACCTGGAGCGGAACGAGGTGCGGGACCCGGCGGGCTTCCACGCGGGGTTCACCATGGATGCGTACCGGCGGGACTCGCTGCTGACCGGGCTCGACGAGATCGGGCGGACGCTGCTGCTCGAACCGGCGATCGCGGCATTCGAGCGACGCCGGGCCTCCCTGCTCGCGCGGTTCGGCGCATGAGCACGCACGCGATCGCCATCCTGCCGGGCGACGGCATCGGCCCCGAGGTGGTGGCGGCGGGCCTCGCGGTGCTGCACGCCGCCGCCGACCGCTTCGGCCTCACGATCCGCGCCACCGAGTACCCGATGGGTGCGGCGGCGGTGGCCGCCCACGGGGATCCCTTTCCGGCGGTCACCCGCGACGGCATCCGGCATGCCGAGGCGGTGTTGCTCGGCGCGGTGGGCGACCCCTCGCTCGACGCGGCGCCCCGGCACCTCAAGCCCGAAACCGGGCTCCTGGCGCTGCGCGCCGCGCTCGGGGTCTATGCCAACCTGCGGCCGGTCGCGGCGCACCCCGCGCTCGCCCACGCCTCGCCGCTGCGGCCCGAGCGCCTCGCGGGCACCGACCTGCTGATCGTCCGGGAACTGACCGGTGGACTGTACTACGGCGAGCCCCGCGGCAACGACGGCCAGGTGGCGGTCAACACCCTGCGCTACACCCGGCCGGAGATCGAGCGGGTGGCGCGGATCGCCTTCGAGGCAGCCCGCGGCCGGCGGAAGCGGCTGCTCTCGGTGGACAAGGCGAACGTGCTGGAGACGTCGCAGCTGTGGCGGGCGGTGGTGACCGGCATGGCCGCCGCGTATCCGGACGTGGCGGTGGAGCACATCTACGTGGATTACGCCGCCATGCGGCTGGTCACCGACCCGTCGAGCCTCGACGTGGTGCTCACCGAGAACATGTTCGGCGACATCCTGAGCGATGAGGCGGCGGTCCTGGCCGGGTCGCTCGGCCTGCTGCCCTCCGCCTCACTCGGCGCCGGCGCTGGCCTCTACGAGCCGATCCACGGGTCGGCGCCCCCGCTCGCGGGGAAGGACGTCGCCAACCCGATCGGGACCATCGGCAGCGTCGCGATGCTGCTCCGCTACAGCCTCGGGCATCCCGCCGCCGCCGACGCGATCGACGAGGCGGTGGCCCATGCGCTCGGGACGGGTGCGCGCACCCGCGACATCGCCCGCGACGGGGATGCGGTCATCGGGACCCGGGAGATGGCGGCGCGGATCGTTGGTCGGATCCGGCAGCGGACCCCGGCGGGATCGGCAGGCACAGCGTGAACTTGAGCATCTGGTCCGGGAACCGGGCCAGGTCGGCGTCGCTCAGGGCCGGCACACGGTCGGAGATCCGCGCGCGCAAGGCCGCGTCGTAGGGGCGCTGCAGCGCCACCAGGCAGTCGGGGCAGAAGGCGCCCTCGACCTCGCCGAAGAGGTGACAGATCACCGTCTGACCGTCCCGGGTGATGGCCTCCCCGGTGTGACAACGCTGGCACAGCATGCGGGCCTCCGTGGTGTTGGATTCCCTGTGGGACGGGGAATACAACGAGACGGGGGCCCGGTAGTTTCGCGATGTCAGCCGGCGCCGGGCGCCGTGGCGCCGGCCGGCAGGTCCTCGCCGTACTTCCGCCGGTGCGCGTCCCGGGCGCCGTCGCGCCAGCGGTCGCGGTGGATGCGGCTCGAGAAGCTTCCCAGCACGTCCGCGATGCGTTCGACGTCCTGGTCGGTCCACTCCGCGATCTGGCGGTAGCTGGTCACCCCGTGCCGGTTGAGCAACCGCGCAATCACCGGGCCGATGCCTGGGATCAGCTTGAGGTCGTCCCGGGCCTCGAGGTGCCCGGCGCGTGGCCGCGCCGCGTGAGCCGCCAGCTCGGCCGGCCGCGCGAGGCGCTCCCGCAACCGCTGGATTTCCAGGCCGAGATCGCGGGCCGCCGCCTGGCGCTGGCGCTCGGAGTCGGCCAGCTCCCGCTCGAGCTCCCGGATCCGCATGGCCAGCGGCTCGAGCTCCGCCAGCCGGGACTGCAGCCGGCCGCGGGCGGCGGCTTCCTCGCCCGCCCGCGCCGCGTGTCGCGCCGTGGACTCACGCAGCGCCGCCTCGGCGTCGGCCCAGTGGCGCCGGAGCACCCGCTCCAGCTCGCGGCTCTCGGCCAGCTGCGCGCGCAGGCGGGTGGTCTCCTCCTGCGCCTCCCCCAGCCGCGCCTCGACGGCGGTCACCTGCGTGGTCTCCGCGGACCGGAGCGCCCACTCGGCGGCTTGCCGATCGAGGGCCCCCTGGAGGAGCTGTTCACGATTGCGTGCTTCCTCGAGGCCGGCCACGGCCGCCGCCCGCTCGCGCTCCAGCGCGGCCATCCGGGTCTCGACGGCCCGGAGGGCGTCCTCCCGGAGCTGCACGGCGCGACGCAGGTCATCGGCCAGTCGGGTGCATTCCTGAAGCGAGGTGTGGGAGTCGGCGAGCGCGAGGCTGGTCCCGGCCAAGGTGCGCTCGAGCTCCGCCAGCGCCGTCGTCAGCCGCGCCTTCTCGCTCCGGAGGGTGTCGCGGGCCTCCTGCGCCTCCCGTTCCATCCCCTTCGTGGTCTCGGCCAGTTCCCGCTCCCGCAGCCGCGCGCGGGCGAGGTCGTGCTCGAGGCGGGCGCAGCACTCCTCCGACCGCACCTGCTGCCGGCGCTCGGAACGCCGCGCCCGGGCGGCGCGGGTCACCCAGCCGAGCAGGCCGCCGCAGGCGAGCAGGGCCGGCAGGAGCCCGAGACGCACCCATGGCTGCAGCGCACTTCCCTGCGACTCGATCACCTGTCGCGCTCCGCATCGGTTCGGGTCGGATCACCGGACTGCGACCGGGCGAAGGCAACTTCAGTACCACGACGCACCCGCCATCGGCGCGGCGTAAGTACAAGGCGGATCCCTCACACGCCCCACTTCATCGACGTGCCGGTCCGGTTCCGGGACCGGGTTTCCGGAATCGGGATACCAGCAGGTCCTGTCCCCGAATGACAC
The Gemmatimonadota bacterium DNA segment above includes these coding regions:
- the leuD gene encoding 3-isopropylmalate dehydratase small subunit codes for the protein MTPFTVHTGVTAALPRVNVDTDQIIPKQFLKRVERTGFGPALFHDWRYRADGSPDPAFELNLPRAAGATVLIAGPNFGCGSSREHAPWALGEYGFRAILSESFADIFYANCCQNGILPVRLAPEEMAELFRRHGAATGAYTVTVDLERNEVRDPAGFHAGFTMDAYRRDSLLTGLDEIGRTLLLEPAIAAFERRRASLLARFGA
- the leuB gene encoding 3-isopropylmalate dehydrogenase; its protein translation is MSTHAIAILPGDGIGPEVVAAGLAVLHAAADRFGLTIRATEYPMGAAAVAAHGDPFPAVTRDGIRHAEAVLLGAVGDPSLDAAPRHLKPETGLLALRAALGVYANLRPVAAHPALAHASPLRPERLAGTDLLIVRELTGGLYYGEPRGNDGQVAVNTLRYTRPEIERVARIAFEAARGRRKRLLSVDKANVLETSQLWRAVVTGMAAAYPDVAVEHIYVDYAAMRLVTDPSSLDVVLTENMFGDILSDEAAVLAGSLGLLPSASLGAGAGLYEPIHGSAPPLAGKDVANPIGTIGSVAMLLRYSLGHPAAADAIDEAVAHALGTGARTRDIARDGDAVIGTREMAARIVGRIRQRTPAGSAGTA
- the ilvB gene encoding biosynthetic-type acetolactate synthase large subunit, which encodes MSEVLSGAQVLCRLLEEQRVEVLFGYPGGAIMPFYHALPETPGLRHILVRHEQAAAHAADGYARASGRPGVCVATSGPGATNLVTGIATAQMDSSPVVAITGQVPRGMIGRDAFQETDVVGITLPITKHSVVVDDITELAEKVREAFAVATEGRPGPVLIDIPKDVQNQKMEWAGSGPGRRGGAPADPPPGRRPPEGFAEAVRLLNEARRPLLMVGHGVVLAGAYAEVRALAEKTGIPVVTTLLGISAFPESHPLHLGMPGMHGEVHVNRAIQQADVILAIGLRFDDRVTGNTAGFAPQARIIHLDLDRTEIGKNIPVAVGLVGDARQLTARLVEQVAPRSCEEWRAEIRAMARARQEAFRGEMAPETILAGIREASGAGTTIVSDVGQHQMWVAKLFGYEERNSHITSGGLGTMGFAVPAAMGVHFARPDRPVWAISGDGGFQMNMQEMATMVQEGVPVKMAIFNNGYLGMVRQWQQFFHGRRYSATPIWSPDYVKLAEAYGIAGYRVERAGQVEEAVARAIREPGPALVEFLIEQEANVFPMIPPGGSLSEPIESAPAAAPAT
- a CDS encoding 2-isopropylmalate synthase, whose amino-acid sequence is MAREVIIFDTTLRDGEQAPGNTMTPEEKLRLARQLDALGVDVMEAGFPAASEGDFRSVREIAQEIRRPVIAALARCHDKDIELAAEAIQGAARGRLHIFLSTSDLHLEHKLRMSREDALELARRSIRQARRHTDDVEFSAEDASRTDLDYLCRVVEMAIAEGATTINLPDTVGYAMPEEYAAMFRAVRERVPGADRVIFSAHCHDDLGLAVANSLAAVEAGVGQVECTINGIGERAGNAALEEIVMASRVRPQLARFTTRIKSEEIYRTSQLLSYLTGSFPQPNKAIVGRNAFAHEAGIHQHGVLQHGLTYEIIRPESVGIPRSTLVLGKHSGRHALERRYKELGYDLAEAKLAELYKEFTTLADRKREILDEDLLALLHESFHDAPEEYHLTHLRIVCGSGAADADVKMTGPWAGERAARARGDGPIAAAFAAISEILERPVEVSNLSLRSVTPGRDSVGQVFLQCRIGGKSLSGQGASTDIVEASARALVHALNKERHAERLEATAYNATQHWGV
- the ilvC gene encoding ketol-acid reductoisomerase gives rise to the protein MTSQSDRSATSPRIYYDQDADLRRLAGRTIAIIGYGSQGHAHALNLRDSGATVVVGLRPGGGSWRKAEAAGLRVLPVAEAARAADVIMMLVPDQDGRTIYDESVGPNLTRGKTLMFAHGFNVHFQEILPPAEVDVSMIAPKSPGHLVRSEYEGGRGVPGLVAVHQDASGQALANALAYGAGIGCARAGIIETSFREETETDLFGEQAVLCGGVSALIKAGFETLTEAGYRPEMAYFECLHELKLIVDLINRGGLKFMRYSISDTAEFGDYTRGPRIITDATKAEMRKILAEVQSGQFAREWLAEHRGGGKNFARMRQADLTHPIEVVGAQLRAMMPWSEEGKAAQAAARPRSPAPAAV
- the leuC gene encoding 3-isopropylmalate dehydratase large subunit; translated protein: MSGRTLFDKVWEAHVVQPLGDGGPALLYVDLHLIHEVTTPQAFEGLRLAGRRVRRPDLTLATVDHNVPTGDRSLPIADAVARRQVDLLLQNARDYGIELHDLASPGQGIVHVIGPELGATQPGMTIVCGDSHTSTHGAFGALAFGIGTSEVEHVLATQTVLFQKPRTLEAHFTGVPAPGVGAKDLVLALIGRIGTAGATGHVIEYTGPAIRALSMEGRMTVCNMSIEAGARAGMIAPDETTFAYLMGRPKVPAGRAWTAAVDRWSLLVSDPGARYDRRVVIDVSALAPQVTWGTSPGMVTGIDGTVPDPDACASAADREALSRALAYMGLTPGQALEGTPVDRVFIGSCTNARIDDLREAARVVRGRRVAAGVRAMVVPGSMAVKAQAEREGLEQVFLTAGFEWRNAGCSMCLGMNPDILAPGERCASTSNRNFEGRQGKGGRTHLVSPAMAAAAAVTGHLTDVRRLAFADEAMLVG
- the ilvN gene encoding acetolactate synthase small subunit gives rise to the protein MPTWVVTVLMEDDLLALNRAVGIVRRRNLALGGVTWGPTGRTGTSRLVVVVTGEAAATERMANHFRKLTEVRGVTVHPEGECTAREHALARVRVAPVHLSALLDTVALYDARVVEESAHDLVVEATGAPPFMVSFLRALEPFGLVDLVRGSALSLPPRPAPEPAAAVPAGGAAAPRVPSAIPA